A single genomic interval of Oceanivirga salmonicida harbors:
- a CDS encoding MATE family efflux transporter, which yields MTNKNIYKKILWLAIPITLENLIYSFINFVDIFMVGREDKVIGLGADAVSALGVSNQFFFLFLTSLFGLLSGASILSSQYYGAKDFKNLRKITVLFVLFSLIYVIPFFVLGKFFPNLVLGFYTNNKPVMELGYRYLGITIWTFPLTALGMAFGILLRSVNLPKYSLYTSILGLCINIVLNTTLIPVYGVSGAATATLISRLVTVTILPMILIIKKVPVIPKLKDILDIDFGFIKKVLSLSFFTFLHEILWSMAVSVKTSFFGRMGTTAFSSIQIAASINSLLFTVFIGLTAATAVIVGNELGNDNPESAYEYSKKIVKIYTVVLFLIIIVLNIITPFVLRFMGVSPEVFKLTRSIIYMVSITSSLVAYTMLFLVGIFRAGGDVKFSIYIEIIPLWFVSLPLMYVFTEIYTVPVIILFLISYTDEFIKLIPCLTRYFSKKWINKMI from the coding sequence ATGACAAATAAAAATATATATAAAAAAATATTATGGTTAGCAATACCCATAACTTTGGAAAATTTAATATATAGTTTTATAAATTTTGTAGATATATTTATGGTAGGTAGAGAAGATAAGGTAATAGGGCTTGGTGCTGATGCAGTAAGTGCATTAGGAGTATCTAATCAATTTTTCTTTTTATTTCTTACATCTTTATTCGGCCTTTTAAGTGGAGCAAGTATATTATCATCACAATATTATGGAGCAAAAGATTTTAAGAATTTAAGAAAAATTACAGTTTTATTTGTATTATTTTCATTAATATATGTAATACCATTTTTCGTATTGGGTAAATTTTTTCCTAATTTAGTATTAGGTTTTTACACGAATAATAAGCCTGTAATGGAACTTGGTTATAGATATTTAGGAATAACAATATGGACTTTTCCATTAACTGCATTAGGTATGGCTTTTGGTATATTACTAAGATCAGTTAATTTACCTAAATATTCGCTATATACTTCTATATTAGGCTTATGTATTAATATAGTTCTAAATACTACATTAATACCTGTATATGGTGTATCAGGGGCTGCGACAGCTACTTTAATATCAAGGTTAGTAACAGTAACTATACTACCTATGATATTAATAATTAAAAAAGTTCCAGTAATACCAAAACTAAAAGATATATTAGATATAGATTTTGGATTTATTAAAAAAGTTTTATCATTATCATTTTTTACTTTTTTACATGAAATATTATGGTCAATGGCAGTATCAGTAAAAACTTCATTTTTTGGAAGAATGGGAACAACAGCATTTTCAAGTATACAAATAGCAGCAAGTATTAATAGTTTATTATTTACCGTATTTATTGGTCTTACAGCAGCAACAGCAGTTATAGTAGGAAATGAACTGGGTAATGATAACCCGGAAAGTGCTTATGAATATTCTAAAAAGATAGTAAAAATATATACAGTTGTCCTATTTTTAATAATAATAGTGTTAAATATCATAACACCATTTGTATTAAGATTTATGGGAGTTAGTCCAGAAGTATTTAAACTTACTAGAAGTATAATATACATGGTTTCTATAACTTCATCATTAGTGGCATATACTATGTTATTTTTAGTAGGTATATTTAGAGCAGGTGGAGATGTTAAATTTTCTATATATATAGAAATAATACCTTTATGGTTTGTATCATTACCATTAATGTATGTATTTACAGAAATATATACTGTACCAGTTATAATTCTATTTTTAAT
- a CDS encoding carbohydrate ABC transporter permease, giving the protein MKSIKKMKYKKIDYSAYMFILPALMFFTTFVLYPMIKGIYLSMYRFRGRNTLFVGLRHYINLFQDEVFIKSTVNTVFITAVAVPIVVAFSIFVAMNIYEKNAFIRSFFRGVFYIPAISSVVSITVVWNWIYHPKYGILNYLLQSAHITNSNIDWLGNPRTAIYAIIAILITTSVGQPIILYVAALGNVPKDLIEASKIDGANEKSVFTQIIWPMIKPTTLYIVVVTTINSFQIFALIQLLTAGGPNYATSTIMYLVYQKAIVESRFGASSAMGVLLAVIIGIISIVQFKFFSYDTD; this is encoded by the coding sequence ATGAAATCTATAAAAAAAATGAAATACAAAAAAATAGATTATAGTGCATATATGTTTATTTTGCCAGCTTTAATGTTTTTTACAACTTTTGTACTTTACCCTATGATAAAAGGAATTTATTTATCTATGTATAGATTTAGAGGTCGTAATACATTATTTGTTGGTTTAAGACATTACATTAATTTATTTCAAGATGAAGTATTTATTAAGTCAACTGTAAATACAGTATTTATTACAGCTGTGGCAGTGCCAATAGTTGTAGCATTTTCTATTTTTGTTGCAATGAATATATACGAAAAAAATGCATTTATAAGATCTTTTTTTAGAGGTGTATTTTATATTCCGGCTATTTCATCAGTAGTTTCAATAACTGTGGTATGGAACTGGATTTATCATCCAAAGTATGGAATATTAAATTATTTGTTGCAAAGCGCACATATAACAAATAGTAATATTGACTGGCTTGGTAATCCTAGAACAGCTATTTATGCAATTATAGCTATATTGATTACAACTAGTGTAGGTCAACCTATAATTCTATATGTAGCAGCTTTAGGTAATGTTCCTAAAGATCTAATAGAAGCATCAAAAATAGATGGTGCTAATGAAAAAAGTGTATTTACACAAATAATATGGCCTATGATTAAGCCAACAACTTTATATATAGTAGTAGTTACTACTATAAATAGTTTCCAAATATTTGCATTAATACAATTACTAACAGCAGGTGGACCAAACTATGCAACTTCAACTATAATGTACCTTGTTTATCAAAAGGCAATAGTTGAGAGTAGATTTGGAGCTTCATCAGCTATGGGTGTATTATTAGCAGTAATAATAGGAATAATATCAATAGTTCAATTTAAATTTTTCTCATATGATACAGATTAG
- a CDS encoding ABC transporter ATP-binding protein: MANVTLKGVEKQYPNGFKAVHGIDLEIKDGEFMVFVGPSGCAKSTTLRMIAGLEEITGGEVYIGDKLVNDVPPKDREIAMVFQSYALYPHMTVYENMAFGLKLRKTPKEEIDKRVREAAEKLEITELLDRKPKEMSGGQRQRVALGRAIVRKPKVFLFDEPLSNLDAKLRVSMRVRITQLHKELKNTMIYVTHDQVEAMTMGDRITVLKLGKIMQVDTPLNLYHRPANKFVAGFIGSPTMNLIEADLVEKDSKVYAKIGDTFIEIAKEKADKVKTYVGKKVIFGIRPEAIEAVDEATSDSVEGDISVVEQMGNEEYIYFTLGNVQWTSRMNVEGLADLRQTGKHNFKFDTAKCHIFDIDTEENVSL, from the coding sequence ATGGCAAATGTAACATTAAAAGGAGTTGAAAAACAATACCCAAATGGCTTTAAAGCAGTACATGGAATAGATTTAGAAATAAAAGATGGAGAATTCATGGTATTTGTAGGACCAAGTGGATGTGCTAAATCAACAACTTTAAGAATGATAGCTGGATTAGAAGAAATAACAGGAGGAGAAGTTTACATAGGGGATAAACTAGTAAATGATGTACCACCAAAAGACAGAGAAATAGCAATGGTATTCCAAAGTTATGCCCTATATCCACATATGACAGTATATGAAAATATGGCATTTGGACTAAAATTAAGAAAGACACCAAAAGAAGAAATAGATAAAAGAGTAAGAGAAGCAGCAGAGAAATTAGAAATAACAGAATTACTAGATAGAAAACCTAAAGAAATGTCAGGTGGTCAAAGACAAAGGGTAGCCTTAGGTAGAGCAATAGTAAGAAAACCAAAAGTATTCTTATTTGATGAACCATTATCTAACTTAGATGCAAAATTAAGAGTATCAATGAGAGTAAGAATAACACAATTACATAAAGAATTAAAAAATACAATGATATATGTAACCCATGACCAAGTAGAAGCAATGACAATGGGGGACAGAATAACAGTATTAAAACTAGGTAAAATAATGCAAGTAGATACACCATTAAATCTATATCATAGACCAGCAAATAAGTTTGTGGCAGGATTTATAGGATCACCTACAATGAACTTAATAGAAGCAGACTTAGTAGAAAAAGATAGTAAGGTATATGCTAAGATAGGAGATACATTCATAGAGATAGCCAAAGAGAAAGCAGACAAGGTAAAGACATATGTAGGTAAGAAAGTAATCTTTGGAATAAGACCAGAAGCAATAGAAGCAGTGGATGAAGCAACATCTGATAGTGTAGAAGGAGATATATCAGTAGTAGAACAAATGGGAAATGAAGAATATATATACTTCACATTAGGAAATGTGCAATGGACAAGTAGAATGAATGTAGAAGGCTTAGCAGATTTAAGACAAACAGGAAAACATAACTTTAAGTTTGATACAGCAAAATGTCATATATTTGATATAGATACAGAAGAAAATGTAAGTTTATAG
- a CDS encoding carbohydrate ABC transporter permease — translation MEVKKRSVLGTIALIILIFFAIFFIFPFYWILTGSFKLQEVAISIPPEWFPKTPTLENYNVLLQGHTLRWFFNSVFISTMTTILVCITASLAGYALAKKQFPGVKLIFIVFVAAMALPKQVILIPLLKFMTELNWIDTYQVLILPAVGWPFGVFLMKQFSHSVPKELLESAKIDGCSELRTFTSIVLPIVKPGIGALAIFTFIASWNDYFSQLIFTNSEIMKTLPLGVAAMAQQAEFSLNYGLLMAGAALASLPMIIIFLSFQSYFTQGVTMGAVKG, via the coding sequence ATGGAAGTTAAAAAAAGATCAGTTCTTGGAACAATAGCATTGATAATATTAATATTTTTTGCAATATTCTTTATTTTCCCTTTTTATTGGATTTTAACAGGATCATTTAAATTGCAAGAAGTAGCAATAAGTATACCACCTGAATGGTTTCCAAAAACACCAACATTAGAAAACTACAATGTTTTATTACAAGGTCATACATTAAGATGGTTTTTTAATTCAGTTTTTATTTCGACTATGACAACAATATTAGTATGTATTACTGCTTCATTAGCAGGTTATGCATTAGCTAAAAAACAATTTCCAGGTGTAAAATTAATCTTTATAGTTTTTGTTGCAGCAATGGCATTACCTAAACAAGTAATATTAATACCATTACTTAAATTTATGACTGAATTAAATTGGATAGATACATATCAAGTTTTAATATTACCAGCAGTAGGTTGGCCATTTGGAGTATTTCTTATGAAGCAGTTTTCACACTCAGTTCCAAAAGAATTATTAGAATCAGCAAAAATAGATGGGTGTAGCGAACTTAGAACATTTACAAGTATAGTTTTACCTATAGTAAAACCAGGTATAGGAGCATTAGCTATATTTACATTTATAGCTAGCTGGAATGATTATTTCTCACAATTGATATTTACAAATAGTGAAATAATGAAAACATTACCATTAGGGGTTGCAGCAATGGCACAACAGGCAGAATTTTCATTAAATTATGGATTATTAATGGCTGGAGCAGCACTAGCATCACTACCTATGATAATAATATTCTTATCATTCCAAAGTTACTTTACACAAGGTGTAACTATGGGAGCAGTTAAAGGTTAA
- a CDS encoding endonuclease/exonuclease/phosphatase family protein, with translation MKKYIISIILFLSSLCFSENIRLASFNVKNLGKSTKDYNSLTKILSKFDIIALEEVINEKSLLYLVDKLGSEYDYVISKPVGTRKYKEYYAILYKKSKVDKIYNVGKYQEKDNEFIREPSAFYVKSNKLDMLLIPVHSIYGDNAKERAYEASKYLQVYKYFKEKTGQDDIIILGDFNLPASDKAFDELKQNGFSNILNPLADKTTLSKTGLANSYDNIFINLNNTKAFTNRYGVYDFTRNNHELIRKYISDHLLIFIELNNEED, from the coding sequence ATGAAAAAATATATAATAAGTATAATATTATTTCTATCAAGTTTATGTTTTTCTGAAAATATAAGGCTTGCTAGTTTTAATGTTAAAAATTTAGGGAAATCAACTAAAGATTATAATTCGTTGACTAAGATATTATCTAAGTTTGATATTATAGCATTAGAAGAAGTTATAAATGAAAAATCTTTACTTTATTTAGTTGATAAATTAGGTAGTGAATATGATTATGTAATATCAAAGCCTGTAGGAACGAGAAAATATAAGGAATATTACGCTATTTTATATAAAAAGTCTAAGGTAGACAAGATATATAATGTTGGTAAATATCAAGAAAAAGATAATGAATTTATAAGAGAGCCATCGGCTTTTTATGTTAAGTCTAATAAGTTAGACATGCTTTTGATACCTGTTCATTCTATATATGGAGATAATGCAAAAGAAAGAGCATATGAAGCTAGTAAATATTTGCAAGTATATAAATATTTTAAGGAAAAAACTGGGCAAGATGATATAATAATATTAGGAGATTTTAATCTTCCAGCTAGTGATAAGGCTTTTGATGAATTAAAACAAAATGGATTTTCTAATATATTAAATCCCTTAGCTGATAAAACAACCTTATCAAAAACAGGCTTAGCAAATTCTTATGATAATATTTTTATCAATTTAAATAATACAAAAGCATTTACTAATAGATATGGAGTATATGATTTTACTAGAAATAATCATGAACTTATAAGAAAGTACATATCAGATCATTTGCTTATATTTATTGAACTTAACAACGAGGAGGACTAA